AGCTTTTTACACCGATGTACGCGCTTTATTACTGTTGGAGGGGGGCAGTGTAGGAGGACGGCGCCACAGCCTTATATGCTGCTCTCCCAGGTAACCCGACCGTCTCCAAGCAAATATGGCGTGGGATAGAAGAGAACGTCGTGTTGAAATGCTTCATTTGTATAAGCTTCGTTACTATTGGCGTCTCTTTGTTCCCATGGTTTCACGTCGTCTATATCGCCGTTTTCGACGTCCAGTCCGTAGTTTGGTAACCCCTCAGCATAGACGGAAGCCGGCGCGTTGCTGCGTACAATAGCCTTGTGATCGTGGCATTGCTCTATCCATTTCCTCGGCTGGATGATATCCCAGCGTCCCTCTGAACCCTCTTGCTCGAAAGTCTGAGTTGAAATTTCCCGAATGCTGTCATTTGTACCGTTAAATTGGTTGGCCACGTTGTTACTTGCAGCCGAGCGATATTCCTGTTCTTTCGTTGCATAAACCATGTTTCCTGTCTGGCTATTCACGATGACGTCACCTCTGATACTATATTCAGGGATTGCGGTTTTCTCACCACTTTCCTTATAATCTGCATTTTTCTTGTCGTTTTCTGATTTCACCACGGCCTCCCCGTCTTTGGACTCCCTGCGTTTCTTcaatactttgtaaattttgaacgaACTCATGAAGATGACGGCATCGAGGATCATGCACAAACCAAACAAACTCGGGATCGTCAACATCTGAAGAGTGAACAATCCCGGCGGAAACGACAAGTTGATGACGGAGAGAGCTAGGGCGACGTTCTGGCACCCAGTTTCGAACCCGACGGTGCGACGCTTAGGCCCTTCCAGACGGAATATCAGTGAGATGACGTAACCAAAGGCAAAGCCTATTGCCGGGTAGATCAACGCCAGTATCCATGGTTtccaaaa
This is a stretch of genomic DNA from Ptychodera flava strain L36383 chromosome 21, AS_Pfla_20210202, whole genome shotgun sequence. It encodes these proteins:
- the LOC139121248 gene encoding ileal sodium/bile acid cotransporter-like — translated: MDTIEIVNTSHNNSLTNGTMMTGLAKPNKAIGLANQILIIAALIFVMIGMGCTTTVKQIWANLRRPYAIAIGAGCQFIVMPLIGFALAHAFQLDAGFALGALIMSCCPGGTLSNLFCYYSNSDVTLSICMTTLSTVLAIGLMPLNLLIYSRSWTNESTKVPYTDIMLSLVSILIPGGVGMLIRWKSEKIAAIVEKVCSAIAMVLVFICLIIQMVTNISLFSNFWKPWILALIYPAIGFAFGYVISLIFRLEGPKRRTVGFETGCQNVALALSVINLSFPPGLFTLQMLTIPSLFGLCMILDAVIFMSSFKIYKVLKKRRESKDGEAVVKSENDKKNADYKESGEKTAIPEYSIRGDVIVNSQTGNMVYATKEQEYRSAASNNVANQFNGTNDSIREISTQTFEQEGSEGRWDIIQPRKWIEQCHDHKAIVRSNAPASVYAEGLPNYGLDVENGDIDDVKPWEQRDANSNEAYTNEAFQHDVLFYPTPYLLGDGRVTWESSI